Proteins encoded together in one Marinobacter salsuginis window:
- a CDS encoding CoA-acylating methylmalonate-semialdehyde dehydrogenase has translation MTEATIQHYINGQISPGTSSHSQEVFNPATGQVTGRVALANREDVNAAVAAADAAFPAWADTPPIRRARVMFKFLELLNTHKDDLARAITAEHGKVFTDAQGEVARGIDIVEFACGIPQLLKGDYTEQVSTGIDNWTTRQPLGVVAGITPFNFPAMVPMWMFPVAIAAGNTFVLKPSPLDPSASLMIADLLKQAGLPDGVFNVVQGDKEAVNALIEHPDVQALSFVGSTPIANLLYEKGAKHGKRIQALGGAKNHMVVMPDADLDKAVDALIGAAYGSAGERCMAISVAVLVDDVADKIMPRLAERARALKVKNGEQLDAEMGPIVTAAAHQRITGYIDKGVAEGAELVVDGREFDASNTGEGCADGFWMGGSLFDHVTPDMTIYKEEIFGPVLACVRVPDIATAIRLINDHEFGNGVSCFTESGSVAREFGRRIQVGMVGINVPIPVPMAWHGFGGWKRSMFGDTHAYGEEGVKFYTRQKSIMQRWSDSIDAGAEFVMPTAK, from the coding sequence ATGACTGAAGCAACCATCCAGCATTATATTAATGGCCAAATATCTCCCGGCACATCCAGCCACTCCCAGGAGGTATTCAACCCGGCTACCGGCCAGGTAACCGGACGGGTGGCCCTGGCCAACCGCGAGGATGTGAACGCTGCTGTTGCTGCCGCCGATGCAGCCTTCCCCGCCTGGGCCGACACACCGCCCATCCGCCGGGCACGGGTCATGTTCAAGTTTCTGGAGCTGTTGAACACACACAAGGATGATCTGGCCCGCGCCATCACCGCAGAACACGGCAAGGTGTTCACAGACGCCCAGGGCGAAGTGGCCCGGGGCATCGACATTGTCGAGTTTGCCTGTGGTATTCCCCAGCTTCTGAAAGGCGATTACACCGAGCAGGTCAGCACCGGAATCGACAACTGGACCACCCGCCAGCCCCTGGGCGTGGTCGCCGGCATAACCCCCTTCAACTTCCCGGCCATGGTGCCCATGTGGATGTTTCCGGTAGCGATCGCCGCAGGGAACACCTTCGTTTTGAAGCCCAGCCCGCTGGACCCAAGCGCGTCCCTGATGATTGCCGACCTGCTGAAACAGGCTGGCCTGCCCGATGGCGTATTCAATGTGGTCCAGGGTGACAAAGAGGCGGTGAACGCCCTCATTGAACATCCCGATGTTCAGGCCCTGAGTTTTGTCGGCTCTACACCCATTGCCAACCTGCTCTACGAGAAAGGCGCAAAACACGGGAAGCGCATTCAGGCCCTTGGCGGCGCCAAGAACCACATGGTCGTCATGCCGGATGCCGATCTGGACAAAGCCGTTGACGCGCTGATCGGCGCCGCCTACGGCAGTGCCGGCGAACGCTGCATGGCCATCAGTGTGGCCGTGCTTGTTGACGATGTTGCCGACAAGATTATGCCCCGGCTTGCCGAAAGAGCCCGCGCCCTGAAAGTGAAAAACGGCGAACAGCTTGATGCCGAGATGGGCCCGATTGTGACTGCCGCCGCACACCAGCGCATTACCGGCTACATTGACAAGGGTGTGGCCGAAGGCGCTGAACTGGTGGTTGATGGCCGTGAGTTCGATGCGTCGAACACGGGCGAGGGCTGTGCCGATGGCTTCTGGATGGGCGGTTCACTGTTTGATCATGTCACGCCCGACATGACGATTTACAAGGAAGAAATTTTTGGCCCGGTTCTGGCCTGTGTCCGGGTACCGGATATCGCCACCGCCATCCGCCTGATCAATGATCATGAATTTGGTAACGGCGTAAGCTGCTTTACCGAGAGCGGCAGCGTCGCTCGGGAATTTGGCCGCAGGATCCAGGTCGGCATGGTCGGAATTAACGTACCCATCCCCGTTCCCATGGCATGGCATGGCTTTGGTGGCTGGAAGCGCTCCATGTTTGGCGATACCCACGCCTACGGCGAAGAGGGCGTAAAGTTCTACACGCGCCAGAAATCCATCATGCAGCGCTGGTCCGATTCCATTGATGCCGGCGCCGAATTTGTGATGCCAACAGCCAAATAA
- a CDS encoding GMC family oxidoreductase, protein MPDNNNATGQQEFDYIVVGAGSAGCLLANRLSADPNNRVLLIEAGGRDNYHWIHIPVGYLYCIDNPRTDWRFRTEPDPGLNGRSLIYPRGKTLGGCSSINGMLYIRGQARDYNQWAEMTGEDAWNWDNCLPDFMRHEDHYRLDDGGDADPEHHKYHGHGGEWRVEHQRLKWKVLEDFATACVEAGIPRTRDFNRGDNEGVDYFEVNQRSGWRWNTSKAFLRDAEKRPNLTLWHSTQVLGLETENSGSGPRCVGVRVERSGGDDVIARAKREVILSAGAIGSPQLLQLSGIGPADLLNEHGIDVVADLPGVGENLQDHLQIRSVYKVKGATTLNTMANSLIGKARIGLEYLLTRSGPMSMAPSQLCLFTRSSEEYKHANIEYHVQPLSLDAFGQPLHNFPAITASVCNLNPTSRGTVRIRSNDPKQAPAISPNYLSTPEDRKVAADSLRVTRRIAEQPAFQQYQPEEFKPGLEYQTDDELAKLAGDIGTTIFHPVGTTRMGRADDDQAVVDPHLRVRGVAGLRVVDAGVMPTITSGNTNSPTLMIAEKAARWILAGE, encoded by the coding sequence ATGCCCGACAACAATAACGCAACGGGACAGCAGGAGTTCGACTATATCGTGGTAGGCGCCGGCTCAGCCGGCTGCCTGCTCGCCAATCGCCTGAGCGCAGACCCGAATAATCGGGTATTGCTCATTGAGGCAGGCGGGCGGGATAACTATCACTGGATTCACATCCCGGTCGGCTATCTGTACTGCATCGACAACCCACGTACGGATTGGCGCTTCCGCACCGAGCCGGACCCCGGCCTGAATGGCCGTTCCCTGATTTACCCGCGGGGCAAGACCCTCGGGGGCTGTTCCAGCATAAACGGGATGCTTTACATTCGCGGTCAGGCACGGGATTACAACCAATGGGCCGAGATGACCGGCGAGGACGCCTGGAACTGGGACAACTGCCTTCCCGATTTCATGCGTCACGAGGACCATTATCGTCTTGATGATGGCGGCGATGCTGACCCGGAGCATCACAAGTACCACGGCCACGGCGGCGAATGGCGTGTGGAGCACCAGCGCCTGAAGTGGAAAGTGCTGGAGGACTTCGCTACCGCCTGCGTTGAGGCTGGCATACCGCGTACGCGGGATTTCAACCGCGGCGACAACGAGGGCGTGGACTACTTCGAAGTAAACCAGCGCTCCGGCTGGCGCTGGAACACATCCAAAGCATTCCTCAGGGACGCCGAAAAGCGACCCAACCTGACCCTGTGGCACTCTACCCAGGTGCTGGGCCTGGAAACAGAGAACTCCGGCTCAGGGCCCCGCTGTGTCGGCGTCCGGGTCGAGCGCTCTGGCGGCGATGACGTAATCGCCCGGGCAAAACGAGAAGTCATCCTGTCCGCGGGCGCCATTGGCTCACCTCAGCTGCTCCAGCTTTCCGGCATTGGCCCTGCCGACCTTCTGAACGAGCACGGAATCGATGTGGTTGCCGACCTTCCTGGCGTTGGGGAAAACCTCCAGGATCACTTGCAGATCCGGTCCGTGTACAAGGTAAAAGGCGCCACAACCCTGAACACCATGGCCAATTCCCTGATCGGAAAAGCCCGTATCGGCCTGGAGTATCTCCTCACCCGTTCCGGCCCCATGAGCATGGCGCCGTCACAGCTGTGCCTGTTCACCCGCAGCTCCGAGGAGTACAAACACGCCAACATCGAATACCACGTTCAGCCCCTGAGCCTGGACGCATTCGGTCAACCACTTCACAATTTCCCGGCCATCACCGCCAGCGTTTGCAACCTGAACCCCACCAGCCGGGGCACCGTGCGCATCCGGAGTAACGATCCAAAGCAGGCGCCGGCCATCTCGCCCAATTACCTGAGTACGCCGGAAGACCGCAAAGTGGCTGCAGACTCTCTGAGGGTGACGCGACGTATTGCCGAACAACCGGCCTTCCAGCAGTACCAGCCCGAGGAATTCAAACCAGGCCTTGAGTACCAGACCGACGACGAACTGGCCAAGCTCGCCGGAGATATTGGCACTACGATCTTTCACCCGGTGGGAACAACCCGCATGGGGCGGGCCGATGATGACCAGGCAGTAGTTGACCCGCACCTTCGGGTCCGGGGCGTGGCCGGACTGCGCGTGGTAGACGCGGGCGTGATGCCGACTATCACCAGCGGGAATACCAACTCCCCAACCCTGATGATTGCCGAAAAGGCCGCCCGCTGGATTCTGGCCGGTGAGTGA
- a CDS encoding LysE family translocator, translating to MTLATWFAVVTICVLGAMSPGPSLALVLKQTLTGGRRNGVITALSHGIGVGIYAFLSILGLAAIITASPTAFSILQWGGALYLAWLGMKGLMAKRQPDDELPEPPTTKSAARDGFLIAFFNPKIAVFFLALFSQVVGTDTSLMAKFGYAATALVIDTSWYLIVAWLFSNPKWLTLLRQKAVWFERIFGAILIGLAGRLVVGILNGK from the coding sequence ATGACGCTTGCCACCTGGTTCGCCGTTGTCACCATCTGCGTTCTGGGCGCCATGTCGCCGGGCCCCTCATTGGCCCTGGTCCTCAAACAGACGCTTACCGGCGGTCGACGCAACGGCGTCATTACCGCCCTTTCCCACGGCATCGGTGTCGGTATCTATGCCTTCCTGAGCATCCTCGGGCTGGCCGCCATCATCACCGCCTCGCCAACGGCGTTTTCAATCCTGCAGTGGGGCGGCGCCCTGTATCTCGCCTGGCTGGGAATGAAAGGGCTGATGGCAAAACGGCAGCCGGATGACGAACTGCCCGAGCCGCCTACCACCAAGAGTGCCGCCCGCGACGGCTTTCTGATTGCCTTCTTCAACCCGAAAATCGCCGTCTTCTTTCTGGCGCTTTTCAGCCAGGTCGTGGGCACCGACACCAGCCTGATGGCCAAGTTCGGCTACGCCGCAACCGCCCTTGTCATTGATACCAGCTGGTACCTGATTGTTGCCTGGCTGTTCTCCAACCCGAAATGGCTTACCCTGCTCCGGCAGAAAGCCGTGTGGTTCGAGCGCATCTTCGGCGCCATTCTCATCGGCCTGGCCGGCCGCCTGGTTGTCGGCATCCTGAACGGCAAATAA
- a CDS encoding NAD(P)H-binding protein → MRVMLLGATGLTGGKVLQGLLGRDEVSQVVALVRHKLPTLHDKLAQHEVDFDKLEGHSELFDVDVIICCLGTTIKKAGSQEQFRKVDLGYPLKAGELGRSQGVRAFILMSAIGASSSSTIFYNRVKGELEDALRDLDYPYLSIYHPSLLLGDRKEQRTAEALGIKAMPLVNRLLIGPLDKYRGIEAQTVADAMVNEACSLASEPAAEQVVQTREYDEIVQLAG, encoded by the coding sequence ATGAGGGTAATGTTGCTGGGTGCCACCGGTTTGACTGGTGGCAAGGTGCTGCAGGGTTTGCTGGGCAGGGATGAAGTTTCGCAGGTGGTGGCGCTGGTGCGGCACAAACTGCCAACTCTGCATGACAAGCTGGCCCAGCATGAGGTCGATTTCGACAAACTGGAGGGTCACTCCGAGCTTTTTGATGTCGATGTGATTATCTGCTGCCTGGGCACCACCATCAAAAAAGCGGGCTCACAGGAGCAGTTCCGGAAGGTGGATCTGGGGTACCCTCTGAAAGCGGGAGAACTCGGCCGCTCCCAGGGTGTACGGGCGTTTATCCTGATGTCCGCCATTGGTGCCTCATCCTCGTCGACCATTTTCTATAACCGGGTAAAGGGCGAGCTGGAGGACGCGCTGAGAGATCTCGACTATCCCTATCTGTCCATTTATCACCCCAGTCTGTTGCTGGGCGATCGGAAGGAACAGCGAACCGCCGAGGCTTTGGGGATAAAAGCGATGCCGCTGGTCAACCGCCTGTTGATTGGTCCCCTGGATAAGTACAGGGGCATTGAGGCGCAAACGGTGGCTGATGCCATGGTCAATGAGGCCTGCAGCCTGGCCTCAGAACCGGCCGCCGAGCAGGTGGTCCAGACTCGCGAGTACGATGAGATTGTCCAGCTGGCCGGTTGA
- a CDS encoding tripartite tricarboxylate transporter permease: protein METLGFLMEGFAVALTPYNLMFALFGAFVGTLIGCLPGLGPANGVAILIPLAFTLGLPPETAMILLTAVYAGAMYGGRISSILLNIPGDEPAMMTCLDGYPMAQKGRAADALAVSAIASFAGGLIGTIGLIMLAPVLAKFALTFGPAEYFALFLLAFATLGGITGKNPVKTVVAATLGIMISTVGIDISTGTQRYTFGVLELYEGIDFILAIVGLFAISELLFFVESRMGRGRDKMNVGKLTLTMKELVMTIPTQLRGGVLGFISGVLPGAGASLGSFISYTLEKQVVGRKGKFGEGDIRGVVAPEAGNNGASSGALVPMLTLGVPGSGTTAVLLAMLISLNITPGPLMFTQNADIVWGVIAALLIGNVLLLVLNIPLVGFFVKLLSVPPMYLLPIVTMVAFVGIYSISHSTFDLYFMVAFGVAGYFLRKLEIPLVPIILGLLLGPEMEKNLGHALVLSDGDWSVLWASPLAMGLWIVAGLGLILPYLIGPLLRRRMNAAMKENPVSD, encoded by the coding sequence ATGGAAACGCTTGGCTTCTTGATGGAGGGGTTTGCCGTTGCGTTGACCCCTTACAACCTGATGTTTGCGCTATTCGGTGCGTTCGTGGGCACATTGATTGGATGTCTGCCCGGTCTGGGGCCTGCGAATGGTGTCGCCATTCTTATTCCCCTGGCTTTCACCCTTGGCCTGCCGCCGGAAACCGCGATGATCCTGCTGACAGCAGTGTACGCCGGTGCCATGTACGGTGGCCGGATTTCCTCGATTCTGCTGAACATTCCGGGTGATGAACCGGCGATGATGACCTGTCTGGATGGGTATCCCATGGCTCAGAAGGGCCGGGCAGCCGACGCTCTCGCAGTTTCTGCAATTGCCTCCTTCGCTGGGGGTCTGATTGGCACTATCGGTCTGATCATGCTGGCGCCGGTATTGGCAAAGTTTGCCCTTACCTTTGGGCCGGCCGAGTATTTTGCCCTGTTCCTTCTGGCCTTTGCCACGCTGGGCGGAATCACCGGCAAGAACCCGGTGAAAACCGTGGTCGCCGCCACCCTGGGGATCATGATCTCCACAGTGGGCATCGACATCTCGACCGGGACCCAGCGCTACACCTTTGGTGTGCTGGAGTTGTATGAGGGTATCGATTTCATTCTGGCCATTGTCGGGCTGTTCGCCATCTCCGAGCTTCTGTTCTTTGTGGAATCCCGCATGGGCCGGGGGCGAGACAAGATGAACGTGGGCAAACTGACACTGACCATGAAAGAGTTGGTGATGACGATCCCGACCCAGCTGCGTGGTGGTGTGCTTGGCTTTATCTCCGGCGTTTTGCCCGGGGCCGGTGCCTCATTGGGCAGCTTTATCAGTTACACCCTGGAGAAACAGGTTGTTGGCAGGAAGGGCAAATTCGGAGAGGGCGACATCCGGGGTGTTGTTGCGCCGGAAGCCGGTAACAACGGCGCATCTTCTGGTGCCCTTGTTCCGATGCTCACCCTGGGGGTTCCCGGAAGCGGTACTACGGCGGTTCTCCTGGCCATGCTGATTTCCCTGAATATCACGCCGGGACCGCTGATGTTTACCCAGAACGCGGACATCGTCTGGGGCGTGATCGCCGCCCTGTTGATCGGTAACGTCCTGCTTCTGGTGCTGAACATTCCGCTGGTGGGCTTTTTCGTGAAGCTGCTGTCGGTGCCGCCGATGTATCTGCTGCCAATCGTTACCATGGTGGCGTTCGTTGGCATCTATTCGATCAGCCACAGCACTTTCGATCTGTACTTCATGGTGGCTTTCGGCGTCGCCGGCTACTTTCTGCGCAAGCTGGAAATACCGCTGGTGCCGATCATCCTTGGCCTGCTCTTGGGGCCGGAGATGGAAAAGAACCTTGGCCATGCCCTGGTGCTCTCGGATGGCGACTGGAGTGTGCTCTGGGCAAGCCCGCTGGCAATGGGGCTCTGGATCGTTGCAGGCCTGGGACTGATTCTGCCTTACCTGATTGGTCCACTGCTGCGTCGGCGAATGAACGCTGCCATGAAAGAAAACCCGGTCAGCGATTAG
- a CDS encoding tripartite tricarboxylate transporter TctB family protein → MTSLGDRILGLGLLVLAVAYGWAAQQWPEPFGGAETVGPETFPTMLAVVLVAGSLYLMIKPDPDAQWPIGKSAFELMVSLVVLVVYTLLLEPLGFVIATTLAVGTLSWRMGAAPKPAFLTGLLSAVVVFVLFNYGLSLSLPAGLLEVQ, encoded by the coding sequence ATGACCAGTCTCGGTGATCGTATTCTCGGTCTGGGTCTGCTCGTTCTCGCCGTTGCCTATGGCTGGGCCGCCCAGCAGTGGCCCGAGCCATTCGGTGGTGCCGAGACCGTGGGCCCGGAAACCTTTCCCACCATGCTCGCGGTTGTTCTGGTGGCAGGTAGCCTCTACCTCATGATCAAGCCAGATCCGGATGCCCAGTGGCCGATCGGCAAATCCGCCTTTGAACTTATGGTTTCGCTGGTGGTTCTTGTGGTCTACACGCTGCTGCTGGAGCCTCTCGGCTTTGTCATCGCCACCACCCTCGCTGTGGGCACCCTCAGTTGGCGCATGGGTGCAGCGCCAAAACCGGCGTTCCTCACGGGGCTGCTGAGCGCTGTGGTGGTCTTCGTGCTGTTCAATTACGGATTGTCCCTGAGTCTCCCGGCCGGCTTGCTGGAGGTGCAGTGA
- a CDS encoding Bug family tripartite tricarboxylate transporter substrate binding protein, translated as MFIKRTLSFVAAAAVSMSAMAWQPSGKVECLAPADPGGGWDFTCRSVGNVLQDLALVDGSVQTVNMAGAGGGVAYAHTVSKRADDNKLLVAASTATTTRLAQGQFPGMNADMVTWVGALGADYGIIAVGKDSEYQSLNALMDAVKANPKSVKFAGGSARGGWDHLKVLIAAKAAGADKLPSIPYLSYNNGGEAMSQVVGGQVDAFTGDISEATGFLESGDLRVVAVLSEERLPGKFSDLPTAKEQGIDAVGPNWRGFYMPKGASEEAKSYWVEAVDTLYASEEWKKVMKSNGLIPFHPPASKFDEFVRNQVQDIENLSREIGLLK; from the coding sequence ATGTTTATCAAACGAACCCTGTCTTTCGTGGCGGCTGCGGCCGTCTCCATGTCTGCCATGGCCTGGCAGCCCTCCGGGAAAGTGGAATGTCTCGCACCTGCCGATCCCGGCGGCGGTTGGGATTTCACCTGCCGCAGTGTCGGTAACGTGTTGCAGGATCTTGCCCTTGTGGATGGCAGTGTGCAGACCGTCAACATGGCGGGCGCCGGTGGCGGCGTCGCCTATGCGCACACGGTGAGCAAGCGGGCCGACGACAACAAGCTGCTCGTCGCCGCGTCTACTGCCACCACCACCCGCCTCGCCCAGGGGCAGTTCCCCGGCATGAACGCCGATATGGTGACCTGGGTCGGTGCGCTCGGTGCCGATTACGGCATCATTGCCGTTGGCAAGGACTCCGAGTACCAGTCCCTCAATGCCCTGATGGATGCCGTAAAGGCCAACCCGAAGTCTGTGAAGTTCGCCGGTGGCAGCGCACGTGGCGGCTGGGACCATCTCAAGGTGCTGATTGCTGCCAAGGCAGCGGGTGCCGACAAGCTCCCCTCGATACCCTACCTCTCCTACAACAATGGCGGCGAGGCTATGAGTCAGGTTGTTGGTGGACAGGTGGACGCGTTCACCGGAGATATTTCGGAAGCCACCGGCTTTCTTGAGTCTGGTGACCTGAGGGTGGTAGCAGTGCTCTCCGAGGAACGTCTGCCTGGAAAATTCAGCGACCTTCCAACAGCTAAGGAGCAGGGCATTGATGCGGTTGGTCCGAACTGGCGTGGCTTCTACATGCCAAAAGGCGCCAGCGAGGAAGCCAAGTCCTACTGGGTTGAGGCTGTCGATACTCTCTACGCCAGTGAGGAGTGGAAAAAGGTTATGAAGAGCAATGGCCTGATTCCGTTCCACCCGCCGGCTAGCAAGTTCGACGAGTTTGTTCGCAACCAGGTGCAGGACATTGAGAACCTCTCACGTGAAATAGGGCTCCTCAAATGA
- a CDS encoding ATP-binding protein codes for MQYPENQTTTSHERSVLRKTKLKTRMILTLGLLGALQTMLIGGFAGYYLSDSLYDEIGQRALMVAKTVAATPAVIDGVRARDVEGLNRLAKRLTDTNEALFIVIGDHNAVRLAHPDPTRIGHSMGDDDGDFGRKALVEGNAYVALARGSLGESMRGKAPITVPETGEIVGIVSVGYSLEQVETTIQRYNFVLYGVVGLMLLVTILSAIVIAGRFKQAIFGLEPEEIARLFREREATLQSVREGIIAVNRDGIITTANRAAYETLDLPTNNPLAGRPILEVLPESSLMSVLESGHPDFDREIWLRGRQMVVNRLPVRQGDEIIGVVASFRLRNELDQVSRQLTRIQQYADTLRSQTHEYSNKLHTIAGLIQIGATEEALNLIGSEVSDHQALIHLLLEAVPDPVIAGCLLGKYNRAREMGLRLDIDPDSQMADLPAALPRDQLVSVLGNLIENALDATRLEAGAGGRVQLSMTDLGQELIFEVQDQGPGIPESERQRIFEKGVSSKEGEARGYGLHLVQQFLVYWGGSVTVDNIPEGGSRFTLYLPKKPKRRFEH; via the coding sequence ATGCAGTACCCTGAGAACCAAACGACAACAAGCCATGAACGATCCGTGCTACGAAAAACCAAACTCAAAACCCGAATGATCCTCACGCTGGGTCTGCTGGGCGCGCTTCAGACCATGCTCATCGGTGGCTTTGCCGGCTATTACCTGAGCGATTCCCTGTACGACGAGATCGGCCAGCGGGCGCTGATGGTGGCAAAAACCGTAGCCGCCACTCCCGCCGTGATTGATGGCGTTCGCGCCCGTGACGTAGAGGGCCTGAACCGACTTGCCAAACGATTGACCGATACCAACGAGGCTTTGTTCATCGTGATTGGCGATCACAACGCTGTACGTCTGGCCCACCCCGACCCCACCCGCATTGGCCACTCAATGGGTGATGATGATGGCGATTTTGGCCGCAAGGCCCTTGTGGAGGGCAATGCCTATGTCGCCCTTGCCAGGGGCAGCCTCGGCGAATCCATGCGGGGCAAAGCCCCCATCACCGTTCCGGAAACCGGTGAGATCGTAGGTATCGTCTCGGTCGGATACAGCCTTGAGCAGGTCGAAACCACGATTCAGCGATACAACTTTGTCCTCTATGGCGTGGTAGGGCTGATGCTGTTGGTCACCATCCTGTCAGCCATTGTCATCGCCGGCCGATTCAAGCAGGCCATCTTCGGGCTGGAGCCAGAGGAAATCGCCCGGCTGTTCCGGGAACGGGAGGCAACCCTCCAGTCCGTGCGGGAAGGAATCATTGCCGTTAATCGGGACGGGATTATCACCACAGCAAACCGTGCAGCCTATGAAACACTGGATTTGCCAACCAACAATCCTCTTGCCGGCCGCCCGATTCTGGAGGTTCTGCCGGAAAGCAGCCTGATGTCGGTACTGGAATCCGGCCACCCAGATTTCGACCGGGAGATCTGGCTGCGTGGACGCCAGATGGTAGTTAACCGATTGCCCGTGCGCCAGGGCGACGAAATCATTGGCGTCGTTGCCAGCTTCCGGCTGCGCAATGAACTGGATCAGGTAAGCCGACAACTGACGCGGATTCAGCAATATGCGGATACCCTGCGCAGCCAGACCCACGAATATTCGAACAAACTCCACACCATTGCCGGGCTTATCCAGATCGGGGCTACCGAAGAAGCCTTGAATCTGATTGGCAGTGAAGTGAGTGACCATCAGGCGCTTATTCACCTGCTGCTGGAGGCCGTGCCTGACCCGGTCATCGCCGGTTGCCTGCTCGGAAAATACAATCGCGCCCGGGAAATGGGCTTACGGCTGGATATCGATCCCGACAGTCAGATGGCAGATTTGCCCGCCGCCCTGCCCCGGGATCAGCTCGTCAGCGTACTTGGTAACCTCATCGAAAATGCCCTGGACGCTACACGTCTGGAGGCAGGTGCCGGTGGGCGAGTGCAACTCTCGATGACTGATCTCGGCCAGGAGCTGATTTTCGAAGTCCAGGATCAGGGACCCGGCATCCCGGAGTCTGAACGACAGCGGATTTTCGAGAAAGGGGTCAGCAGCAAGGAAGGGGAAGCCCGCGGCTATGGCCTGCATCTGGTGCAACAGTTTCTTGTTTATTGGGGCGGCTCGGTAACCGTCGATAACATCCCGGAAGGCGGCAGTCGCTTTACCCTATACTTACCGAAGAAGCCCAAGCGGAGGTTCGAACATTGA
- a CDS encoding response regulator has protein sequence MTTIRLLIVEDDRKIAEIQRRFVERLEDVELCGIAHTLADARDQIEILAPDLILLDVYFPDGNGLELLRELRAEDSGSDVILITAAKEVETLRSALRGGVFDYILKPLVFERLQEAVNRYREHMARLSSLHHVAQKEVDALLPRTSNETIQSMDQRLPKGIDGLTLDKIRAVMASGHHLSAEEVGAAIGASRTTARRYLEYLVGTEELSAEVTYGTVGRPERRYCAPPPSSRVTTEF, from the coding sequence TTGACCACCATTCGTCTGCTGATTGTTGAGGATGACCGGAAAATAGCCGAAATACAGCGACGCTTTGTTGAGCGGCTGGAAGACGTTGAGCTCTGCGGCATCGCCCATACGCTTGCCGATGCCCGGGACCAGATTGAAATACTGGCACCCGACCTGATTTTGCTTGACGTTTACTTTCCCGATGGCAATGGTCTTGAACTGCTTCGGGAACTGAGGGCTGAAGACAGCGGTAGCGATGTCATCCTGATTACCGCCGCCAAGGAGGTCGAAACCCTGCGCAGCGCTTTGCGAGGTGGCGTTTTCGACTACATCCTGAAGCCGCTGGTATTCGAGCGCTTGCAGGAGGCCGTGAACCGCTACCGTGAGCACATGGCGCGCTTGTCTTCACTGCATCATGTCGCGCAGAAGGAGGTAGACGCCCTGCTGCCAAGAACGTCCAACGAAACTATCCAGAGTATGGATCAGCGATTGCCCAAGGGGATTGATGGACTGACCCTGGACAAGATCCGGGCGGTGATGGCGAGCGGTCACCACCTGAGTGCCGAGGAAGTCGGAGCAGCCATCGGCGCCTCCCGAACAACTGCGCGTCGTTACCTGGAATATCTGGTGGGTACCGAAGAGCTGTCCGCCGAAGTGACCTATGGTACTGTCGGCCGCCCGGAGCGGCGATACTGTGCCCCGCCCCCTTCTTCACGAGTAACAACGGAGTTCTGA
- a CDS encoding M48 family metallopeptidase: protein MKALILSLAALIFLTGCQESPTGRNRLALVPDAVLADMGQQNFEQMKQQNALITRPDVNRLVQCITEALVVAAQTEYPEAPMPQSWKVAVFDNPTPNAFALPGGKIGVHSGLLEIAENQAQLATVVGHEIAHVLADHGNERLTQELGLQAGMLLIGLFTESEIAEDQIQQALGIGAQLGITLPFSRAHEEEADLMGLGIMARAGFEPDQSVRLWQNMARASGAQPLEFLSTHPNHDTRIASLQNQLAAARSVFETVPPANCQI from the coding sequence TTGAAGGCGCTGATTCTCAGTCTTGCAGCACTCATATTCCTGACCGGCTGTCAGGAATCCCCCACGGGTCGGAACCGGCTGGCCCTGGTTCCCGACGCTGTTCTGGCTGACATGGGGCAGCAGAATTTCGAGCAGATGAAACAGCAGAACGCCTTGATCACACGGCCTGATGTCAACCGGCTCGTCCAATGCATCACGGAAGCCCTGGTGGTCGCCGCCCAGACGGAGTATCCGGAAGCTCCTATGCCCCAATCCTGGAAGGTAGCCGTCTTCGATAACCCCACGCCAAATGCTTTCGCCCTGCCCGGAGGGAAAATCGGCGTGCATTCAGGCCTTCTGGAGATCGCGGAGAATCAGGCGCAACTGGCCACGGTCGTTGGCCACGAAATTGCCCACGTTCTTGCCGATCATGGCAATGAACGGCTGACCCAGGAACTGGGTCTGCAAGCCGGCATGCTGCTGATCGGCCTGTTCACCGAGAGCGAAATTGCAGAGGACCAGATTCAGCAGGCCCTCGGCATCGGTGCCCAACTGGGCATCACCCTGCCGTTCAGCCGTGCCCATGAGGAGGAGGCGGATTTGATGGGTCTGGGAATCATGGCCCGAGCCGGCTTCGAACCGGACCAGAGTGTTCGCCTCTGGCAGAATATGGCGCGGGCTTCAGGCGCACAACCGCTGGAATTTCTTTCCACCCACCCGAATCACGATACCCGCATTGCCTCGCTGCAGAATCAATTGGCGGCTGCCCGCTCTGTTTTCGAGACCGTTCCGCCGGCCAACTGCCAGATCTGA